In the Triticum aestivum cultivar Chinese Spring chromosome 2B, IWGSC CS RefSeq v2.1, whole genome shotgun sequence genome, ATGCCCTGTCCGTTCTCCGTTGTGGATGAGGTATCTGCTTGCCTTCGTTCTGAATTGTTGAAAACTTAATTTTGTTTTGTCGATGGTAATATGTGAAGCCCCTTCTTAGATATGCATGATGGACTGTGGTCCATAGCATCAATTTTTTCAGTACATTGCATTAAACTGCAACTGTATTTGTTTATCTGCTTATTGGGTGTGTTATCCTTATAGAAATTATTTTCCCTTCCAATCAAAATATATTTCCAGACGGAAAGATCTATCAGAAGTCTTAGTTTTTTTCCAGGGAAAACATCCAATCTATTCATCAGCAATCATGCATGGCAATTACAAggaacataaaaaataataaaaaatacaatCATATCTATATATCACCTAGCCACAATATTGTATACTCCATTCAAGTCGATTCTTCATGAAAATCCACCTAATCGAGAAATCACAATTGTTTGACACTAGTCTTGAAATTCAAAACCCTAACCGAAACTCGATTCTTATTATCTTGTTTGAAAGAAAATTCAGTAATAAATCTAAACATTTCACCCGGTGGCTTGAACAAGAAATTCGGTAATTCTTATCAAAAGATAAATTCGGTAGTTCTTATCGACAAAGAAATTCCGTAATTGCGCAAGATCGAATCGAGCACTCACCATTTCCACGTACCCAGTAAGAACCCGAATCCGCATCCGCTAGAAGTGAACCCGGAAGGGAAGCGGGACAGCTGGCCGCAAAACCCCCTCCCCTGTTCCTCGCTAATCCCCATTTCCCACAAACCCCTCGGCCCCTCGCTCCGCCAACCCAACCACTCCGGCTCCTCCCAGGGCGAGAAGCTTCCAGGAGCTAGGGTTTCCCGTGCCGGGATGGCCGTCGCCGACGCGGtgctgccctcgccgccgccgccgccgcagcccccgcCGGCGCGGACCGTCGTCGTGCGCTTCGCCCTTGCCTGGATGCTGGCGCTCGGGCTCGTCCTCTGCGTCGCGGCGAAGGCCCTCGCCTGCCTGGGCTTCGCCACTGCGTGGGTCGCCTCCGCGGCCTCGGCTGCGAAGGTCGTGGCGCGCCGCGCCTGGGGCGAGGGCTCCGCTCCCTTCCTCTTCCTCCAGGCGCTCACGTACGGGGCTCTCAAGGTCTGCGTCTACAACTTCCTTGTGTTGCTCGCGCTTGTCGTCCTGCAGCTGTGCGCCCAGCGCGTGGCCTACGTGATTGCACTTGTATCTGGCTCCACTTCGGGATTCAAGAAGGTATCGTGCAAATTAACTCCCCgtgattcctcaaaaaaaaaaaaaaaactccccGTGATCTTTATTCCGGTCGAATTGCAGCAGTACATAGGCCAGTGTTATGATTATGTTCTAATTAGGCTGCCATAGTACATTATGCTAGTAATTAATTTCGTAGTTCAGGCTGTCCTGATGTGTAGCAGTAGTGGTAGTAGTTCAGGCCAGGGTTATCATTATGTTCTAATTAAGTTGCCATCTAATTAATTTCGTAGTTCAGGTTatcctgagtagtagtagtagtagtagtttttTTTTCCATGTGTGTTCATCACTTCATTTCCATCCTGCCATTTCCGAACCattccatatataatgttcatccGTATGGTTTTGTTCAAATTGCTGTCCTCCTCAGAGCGCCTTAGGAGCAACCAGGCCGGTGTCCGTTGCACGCTTCTTTAGGCTTCTGCGGCCCATGGTGCTTGGATTTGTCGCATACGTGGCCTTTATCCTGCTAGTGGTTGCTGGTTTTCTGGTAGCAATGATGTCGCCACATGTGGAGGGATCGATGTCTCAGGGGGAAGTGGTTGGTTCGGTGATCATGGATGTGGGGATATTTGGTTCGCATGCGACAGCTTGCTTTGTTATGATGCCAGCTCTCGTTCTTAGTTTCTGGAGGGAGTACCAGGCAGACAGGAAAGCACCATCGCAGTTCTgttgaggtatatatatttatgtCCCCCTTCGCTTTGCTCCCCTGTATCTCTGAGTCATATGATATTTCTCAATTATAATGTGCATATTTTGTGTAGCCTCTTAATATCATGGAAACATCAGTGTTGTTAGTTCGCCACCATTTATCTTAACTTAGTGACTACTGGTGTTCATATTTGTTAAGATGGAGCATTGTTCTATATAAaaccaatgatgattttgctatttcCTCTGGTCATCGCATATTAGCATTCATGATAAAATTCGGACTGGCATCGATCTTAAATTGTGcaaggtgccaactgattcagttCTACACTTCTACTATATGCCTTTGTTATGAAGTGACGATCATAAAAATGATCGTTTCCATGTATTAGAAAAAAGGAATATTAATTGTTTACACTCCATGGTCCCCTGCAACCGTTTTATCTTTGCAGCGAGTGAGATTGTAACATTGTTTGAGAAAACTCCTGTCATTGATAATTTCCTCATTGAAACCAATGGGAGGACCCAATGTTTTCAAGCTTTGGCTATGGCATATGAGTCTACTCTTCTTAGCTGCATTTGGCAATTGTGACTGCCATGTTTCGTGACTGGTAAAAAGAAGTAAACTGTTTGATCATGTAAATAAATAACATGACGGTAAAATGTCACACTTCTAGTTCATTTAAcgttttttttgaaagatccagacTTGCTGGCTTCTTAGCAGAAGAGATGTTACAAAAAGGTTGATCAAGTGATCGGATTATTCGGGAGGGTTAGCTTAGCACGTAGGCTCAGTGTTTCCCTCCCGAAAGAAAACGAGCAAAAGAGATATCTCACGTAATCTCCCCGAAAGGGGGCTCAATGCTGTGTGCTCCAGCGAGTCTCCATTGTTCCATATCTCTCCATCTAGTTCATTTAACATTTATCAACTTTTATGTGGCGCTATGCCCATTGTGGCTTTGTCCACTGGTCTGTGACACAGTTTAAAGCATGCTTTTATGCTGTAGTAAAAAAAGTAAACTGTTTGATCATGTAAATAAATAACATGACAGTAAATGGACGCACATCTAGTACTTTAAGGTGGTGCTATGCGCCTATGCCACTACATTTTGGCACACATGCCTTTCAGAACAGTTAATTTCTGGGGTTGCAAGTTCGTATCATCAGTTGTGTGTTTGTTAGCACTACCAATTGAAAGGACGAGAAATATTCGAATTCTGTACTATCTCACAAGATAGAAGTTACCTCATTGCTGGAAAATGAGTGACATGGCCTTTAGATTTACAGTACTTGAAATTATACTGTTTGATACCTGGATGGTTAATGACTTAATGTTGATATGACAATGTTCCTATATGTGGTAATCTGATCAAGTATTGGGTTGGGTTATTGGCAGGCGAAGCTAAGAACAGAAGGTGTCGGAAGAATTTTGCAAGGAGCTACTGTACCCATTCTGCTGATGGTTGGAGTGATCCCAACAGATACAAGTTTTCAGGTGAAAAAGAGTCTTTGCAGACTTGCTTGTTTCTATTAGTATATGCGCCGAATCGTCATTAGCCATGAAAAGTTTTGTAGACATGCTTATTTCTGCCAGTACTAGATTGTAATCGTCAATAGCCATGAGTTTGTTGGGGCATTATGGGCGTGGCGACAATAGCCGCGCGACTCCCTTACAAGTTTGCACTAGATTATTGGTGTATGATGGTGCAATTCGTTCATGCTCCCATTGTAATACCCTACTGGAAGAAAATGCTTCCATGAGACACTGATCTGGTGATGAATTGGTATCACTGCCACCGTCGGTCTCGGGTTCTTATGTTGTATGCTCGGTAACTTTTCGCAAGTGGGTTATGTATGTTTGGGTATATATCTTAGTGGTTAGTTAGGGGTGGTGATCTACTGTactcctttttttttgcggggtaatctACTGTACTCCTGTATACATATATATGCGCCAAGTACTTGGCGTGTATATGGACGTGGATGGGCGGTGGCGTAACGATTACCAAAGATTTGAAAGGACACTTCATGGAACAGCCAGAATATATGACTATCAAAGCAAAGCTAGATACTCCTCTCAATGAACAGAGTAGACTGAGTACGCACAGGGCCAGTGACAGCGAACTGGTCTGTGGAAACTTTTCGTAGATGGGaggcaaagaaaaggaaaagaccGAACTGGTCATGCGGCCGGGGAAGCGAGTCGTACAGCCACCCATAACCACAGGTTATCCACTGATTCTTCAACATCAGTCGGTTCGGACCTCTACTTAGTTTCATCCAAGCTTCATCTTGGTCATGGATAGATCACCCAGATTTGGGTCCATAAGCAGTGACAATCGCCCTATTAAGACTTGCTTTCGCTATGGCTCCTGTGGGTTCTGTTCCCTTAACCAAGCCACTGCCTATGAGTCGTCGTCAGAGATCACTTTTCCCTCTCACTACCCACGGGGGGTTCTTTTCACCTTTTCCTCATGGTACTACTGTTCAGCACAGCAACACAGCAGATAAAACTAGGCCATGGTGCACTGCCATGTGATGTGCCCCGCCGTTCAGATTGGTGAAGTGTTTCAGGGTTGTGACTCTCCACTGGCGCGGATCACCTTCCGAGCGGCCAGGGAGCGGGACGCCATGGCTGTACCCTGAGCTGACGGGAGGGGCTTTGTCTCGCTTGCAGCGACTGCGAGCGTCCCCTCGCCTGAAGCGACTAGACCCAGTAGCGCACGCCCTTACTTTTTGTAGTTAGTTAGTTTGTTTATTAGGCTCTGCTAAAAAAAGTTACGTTTGTTAGACTAAAAAAAGTTTGTTTGCTTTTTTTCCCCTTTTATTTTTCCTTCATATTTCTAAATATTCTAAATATACATAGTGAAAACATTCAATTCACCATTTTTTCTAAAATGTTCATGTTGCGTAAAACATGTGTTCACACAACTTTTAGAAAATGTTGATAGAATTCAAAAAACGCGTTTCATAACATTTAAAATATGTTTATGCGTTTGTAAAAAATGCTCTTGACATTTCTAAAAAATGTAACTAAAAATCATgcgtttcaaaaatatgttcatcaCATTTATGAAAAAAAAACTGTTATACAATGTTAAAAAGTCCGTGTTTAAAGAACGTTGTGCATACAAAAGGTTTGTGACACATAAAAAAAAGCACGCGTTCAGGCACACGTCCGTggaattttaaaacatattttaCTTATTTAAATTTTAGGGTAAAAAATGTTCAGGTAGTTTAGAAAAAAATatttcataccattcaaaaaatcaaggcatatttgaatttattttttgtttctttttaaaaaatgtatTTTGAAAAGTGTTCATCATGGATTTGAGAAATGtttgacatgtataaaaatatttCACGTGTATAAGAAATATGTATAACATGTATTGAAAAATGTTGACATGTATTTGGAAAAAGGAAAAAGTAATAAATGAAAAAACCAAAGAAACTCACAGAAAACCAATGAACACCGATaagaaaaacacaaagaaaaaatgcAGTGAAGCTTCTAAAACCGGAATGAAGGGGCCCATAGAAGCTTCCCAAAATTGTTCTTCTCAGCTACCACtaatagaaaacagggctttggtacAAGCAGGGCAggcccattaatcccggttcactcaagaaccgggacccatgggggcataggtcccggttTGTGAGGCCAGgatcgtggggcattggtcccggttcgtcaggcccctttggtcccggttacaGGCATGAatcaggaccaatgggcctcgctcctggcccaccacaactggtccctgttggtggcttgaaccgggaccaaaggttgtcctttagtcccggttccagccacaaaccgggaccaatgagatgcctatatatatcCCTTGCCCAcgagcagagcagtggagtgctctgtttTCTTTGGGAGAGGTGTGTTGTGCTCtaactcacctcctatgcacatgaggtgttcgataaaatggccgagccacacttaagctttctcctctcgaagctccttgtccaaactctattttcctcaagatttgtctaggttagGTTGTCCCTCCTGTCCTGTCCCCATCCTCACCGCCTTCGACCGCCCGTGCAGATCTCATCGCCGGCATCACCATGGTGAGACTCTTGtttttatcttctttctaaaagaaaaaagttcttacttgtatggtttagatagatacttgtgtaattttcttacttattattgtttgttattatatagtgcgatggttttggtattcgCCTCCGTCAGTcttcgtcctgtctatgattcggatgtggtatatagtatcttttataactatttgttttatttagtgtttatgacaattatgccgagcaaaatgacatagatttttttatctaggaggtatgtgaactggaaatttcaaccgaccctattgtcgagaggttaaatttagttgaagaagaaaacaattactcgaaggaaaaattgaaaaaaaaattgaggaggagaagatgatattggagttgcatgttgcggatgtcgtgatgatcacaagatcaagatggatgcaatgcgcttgaagattagaaagattagaaaatatgccactcatactgaggcttggtatcattatgtcgttggatcaattattaccttagttgtgcatttgttgttgcattgaaatgttttacttagtttcaatgtatggtataattagatgctctagagagctatatgttgttcaatgagaactatgtatgtactttggttttaatgtgatgatgaacttctattaatttggtcacttctgtATTCGTGATGTtctataatggtttttgacacacttaattatatataatgcacgcagatgaaccggcaatagatgtacggtgatagacgcacctccgagtacattaagggcgtgcatacttttctcggagtggctgaggcaaacaagcagaatggttttatgtgttgtccatacTATATGTGGGAATACGGAGTCTTattctgaccggaaaatcctttacagccacctgctttataagggtttcatgccacactataatgtttgtaccaagcacggagaaacatgggttatgatggaagacatcgaagaagaagaggatgatgacaactatgtgccccctgaatacggtgatgctgcagtGGGGGAAGCTGaatatcaagaggaaccagacgatgtgcccgatgatgatcttcgccgggtcattgttgatgcaaagagacagtgcAAAAGTGTAAAGGAGAAGCTGAatttcgatcacatgttagaggatcacaaaaaaggcttgtaccccaattgcgaagatggcaacataaagcttggtaccacactggaattgctgcagtggaaggcagagaatggtgtacctgacaaaggatttgagaagctaatgaaaatattgaagaagatgcttccaaaggataacgaattgcccgacatcacgtacgcagcaaagaaggttgtatgccctttaggattggaggtgcagaagatacatgcatgccctgacgactgcatcctctaccgcggtgcgtacgaggatttgaacgcatgcccggtatgcggtgcattgcggtataagatcagacgagatgaccctggtgatgttgacggcaagcgccccaggaagagggtccTGCCaatgtgatgtggtatgctcctataataccatggttgaaacgtctgttcaaaaacaaagagcatgccaagttaatgcgatggcacagagaggaccataagaaagacgggaagttgagagcacccgctgacgggtcgcagtggagaaaaattgagagaaagtactaggagaactttgcaggtgacgcaaggaacgtataaTTTGGTTTAAgtgtggatggcattaatccttttggggagcagaacagcaatcacagcacctggcatgtgactctatgtatctataaccttcctccttggctgtgcatgaagcggaagttcattatgatgccagttctcatccaaggccctaagcaacccgacaacaacattgatgtgtatctaaggccattaattgaagaacttttacagctgtggaatggaaatggtgtacgtgtgtGTGATGAGTACAAACAGTAGGAATTTGAccacatgcgttgctgtttgtaaccatcaatgattggcctgctctctgtaaactttcaggacaaacaaacaagtgataccacgcatgcacgcacgtaCTGTTTAGAttacaccgaaagtatatacctggacaaatgcaggaagaatgtgtacctggggcatcgtcgatttcttccgaccaaccatcaatgtcgaaagaaaggcaagcatttcaaaggcgaggaagatcaccggaagaagcccgccgtccgtaccggtgatcacatacttgctatggtcaatgatttacaggtAATCTTTGCAAAGCGTcgcggcggactatctgttccgaatgacgtcgagggacgcgcacccatgtggaagaagaaatctatattttgggacctaccctactggaaagacctagaggtccactctttaatcgacgtgatgcatgtgacgaagaatctttgcgtgaacctgctaggcttcttgggtgtgtatgggaagacaaaagattcACTAGACGCACGGGAGGACCAGAAAcgtgtgcacgaaaaagacggcatgcctccaaagcagtatgaaggtcctgccagctacgctcttactaaagaagagaagaaaatcttctttgaatgcctgctcagtatgaaggtcccgtctggcttctcgtcgaatataaagggaataatgaatatgccagagaaaaagttccataacctaaagtctcatgactgccacgtgattatgacgcaactgcttccgattgcattgagggggcttctatcggaaaatgttcgattagccattgtgaagctatgttcattcctcaatgcattctctcagaaggtgatcgatccaaaaatcctaccatggttaaggagtgatgtggcgcaatgtcttgttagtttcgagctggtgttcccaccatccttcatCAATATCATgtcgcacgtcctagttcatctagtcgacgagattgtcattctgggccctgtatttctacacaatatgttcccctttgagatgttcatgggagtcctaaagacacatgtccgtaaccgcgctaggacagaaggaaacatctccatgggccatcaaacagaggatgtcattgtgttttgtgttggcttcattcctgaccttaagaagattggtctcccttaATCGCGGTATGAAGGGAGACtgagtggaaaaggcacgctaggaggggactcaacaATATGTAGGGACGAGCATTCTTGgtatcaagcacactacacagttctacagaattctaccttggtgaccccgtatgtcgatgaacataaGAACATTCTGCGcaccaaacacccggagcagtgtgacgactggattacatgtgaacacatcaggactttcggaaattggttgcaaacacgtctcaggggtgacaacactgtttatgatgagctgtactcgttggccaggggaccatcttcgactgtattgacttacaaagggtacgagataaatgggaatacattttacacgatcacccaagatcaaaggagcaccaaccaaaacagtggtgttcgcttttatgcagcaaccaagagggaaaAGGAcacattatggttacatagtggacatatgggaacttgactatggacatgattttaaggtccctttgtttcagtgcaaatgggtcaatctgtgagGAGGCAGgttacaggtagacccatagtacggaatgacaacagtggatctgaacaatcttggatactcagacgaaccattcgtcctaaccaatgatgtggcgcaggttttctatatgaaggacatgtctatcaaaccgagaaaaaaaagataaggaagcgaatacatcatacgatgagccaaagcgccacatagttctttcaagaaaaagagacatcgtgggattggagggcaagacagacatgtctgaagattatgaaaagtttcatgaaattcctcccttcaaagtcaaggctgacgcaagcaccctgttaaacgatgaagattatccatggttacggtgcaataagcaaaggacacaagcgaagaaaaagtgaagactttctctccacaactattatgatgatgcctttgatctagaatatcactacagttacatgtgaagaaatgaaatgccttttgtaatagatgagtttccgtccgaaaccctaatacttcgaaagagattgtccgttttgtacatgaagtgcatctagtttttgctgtaaccctctcaactttttagcacatgctatgtgggtgaaatgatgataccatgccaactttcaaccttttcagagttcatttgtagtgcttttaaatttaagggtcatttaggtgaaaaaaatcagtaaatgcatgaaaaataccaaatgaagtcagaaagggtggaaaattgatgatgtggctttgaatggtgcattttgaacacaaaaaaggctggagttcaaataagttcaaaaaaaatgaaatccctttgtaacagatgagttttcgtctgaaaccttgatacttcgaaagagattgtccattttgtacacgaagagcATCCAGTTTTtattgtaaccctctcaactttttagcacatgctatgtgggtgaaatgatgataccattccaactttcaaccttttcaaagttcatttgtagtgctttgcAATTTAatggccatttagctcaaaaaatcaataaatgcatgaaaaataccaaatgaagtcagaaagggttgaaaattgatgatgtggctttgagtggtgcattttgaacacaaaaagtctggagttcaaataagttcaaaaaatgaaatccctttgtaacagatgagttttcgtgtgaaacctcgatacttcgaaagagattgtccattttgtacacgaagtgcatccagtttttgccgtaaccctctcaactttttagcacatgctatgtgggtgaaatgatgataccatgccaactttcaaccttttcagagttcatttgtagtgcttttcaatttaagggtcatttagctaaaaaaatcagtaaatgcatgaaaaataccaaatgaagtcagaaatggttgaaaattgatgatgtggctttgaatggtgcattttgaacacaaaaaagtctagagttcaaataagttcaaaaaatgaaatccctttgtaacagatgagttttcgtccgaaaccctgatacttcgaaagagattgtccattttgtgcaCGAAgagcatccagtttttaccgtaaccctctcaactttttagcacatgctatgtgggtgaaatgatgataccatgccaactttcaaccttttcagagttcatttgcagtgcttttcaatttcagggtcattttgctcaaagaatgaactaatagcaaaaagaatgaagtaATAGCAAAACAATGAactaaataatcaattaaaatattctgttatgatcaactaaaacaaaactagaatattcttcaatagcaaaaagaatcaattaaaacgattttataaaactccaatagcaaaaggaatcaactaaaaagcttttataaacctctagtattattgaaaccaaaattatataaaatttatgcaactaaaattatcaaagtattttctgttcaaaacattaaaagcaaaaagaattttcataacgaatttttttgttagaaactttaatagcaaaaagaattatcataaagaatttttttgttagaaactaaaataacaaaatctgtttttgaataaatgataaaacacagtaatattgaATAGCAGGAAAAAtaatcactccaaaatctatttttatagtaaagttaatcacaaactagtgattcacacagatttcatagaattcaaatttaaactattcaaatttgaaaactaatggcactaacagaaagtttataatttttgtgacctaaaagcaaaaagaaataaaaaataaagcaaaaaacaaaagaaaataaataatgcaaaaacaaaaaaaactgaaaaaaataaataaaaaatgccacctactgggttaccatagcctgaatacgactagaaaaccAACCATGGGACATGactcaggcccgcagaaggcccacaaGCAAATGCAGTGTGTTTAGGCCCGTAGGCCTGCATTCGAGAGGAACTCGAGAGGgcagcggcagtggggcttataaaccactctgagcccctctcaactagcaaggtgggactaaactttttggccgtgggcagcacaaggcctttggtcccggttggtagcaccaaccgggacggaAGGTGTgaattggtaccggttcatggcaccaaccgggaccaatgcccaccttttgtcccggttggtgccatcaaccgggacaaaaggtcccTGTTTCCAGCCCTTTAGGCTGCTGAAAACtgacctttggtctcggttggtggcaccaaccgggaaaaaaggtgggcattggtcccggttggtgccacgaaccgggaccaaaggtggttCCTATATAAGGAGACACTTAGGAGATTTTCCCCCATCCGCCATTCTTCTCTCGATCGaacgccgccaggctgctgcgCTGCTCCTCGACGTCGTTGCCGCCCCGAGGTCGTCGTAGCCATCATCGCCCGCTCCTCGTTGccatcgccgcccgctcctcgtcgtcgttgcctcgtgcccctgccctgccccgatgCGCCGCCCCGTGCCCCTTGCCTCGTCGCTGTCGCCCTGTGCCCCCTGCCTCGATGCCACCCGCCCCGTggccctgccccgtcgccgccccgcgcccccggcctgccccgaccacgccgcacatcccctcccctttggtccggccgacctcctcctctctaacctttatatatatatatatatatgattttttCTTCTTATATGTCCTGATTTTATGATTATATGCCTGTGTGTATATATGAGTACATGTCctgatttttcataatttttttgttcatatatatgatgattttttttgcatttttaggaaaacgtatatatgtatgtatgttctttgtgtatatgttcatatatgcaaaaattacatttttagaaaagttttatctatgtatattctctgatttagtgcattttaggttagttacatttttagaaaagttttatttaggaagaaggaagaagaagaaaaagttttgtATATGCAAAAgctacatttttagaaaagttttatctaggaagaaggaagaagaagaaaaaggagaggaaaaaggaaaataagaagaggaaggagaagaagaaggagaagaagaggagaggaagaagaggagaaaaataagaagagaaaaaagaagaa is a window encoding:
- the LOC123040729 gene encoding uncharacterized protein yields the protein MAVADAVLPSPPPPPQPPPARTVVVRFALAWMLALGLVLCVAAKALACLGFATAWVASAASAAKVVARRAWGEGSAPFLFLQALTYGALKVCVYNFLVLLALVVLQLCAQRVAYVIALVSGSTSGFKKSALGATRPVSVARFFRLLRPMVLGFVAYVAFILLVVAGFLVAMMSPHVEGSMSQGEVVGSVIMDVGIFGSHATACFVMMPALVLSFWREYQADRKAPSQFC